In Streptomyces thermolilacinus SPC6, a single genomic region encodes these proteins:
- a CDS encoding serine hydrolase domain-containing protein: MDVQGTVETGFEPVKDAFTRNFEQRGERGAAVAVYRDGRKVVDLWAGTRDVDGTAPWAVDTAQVVRSVTKGVAAAVPLLLHQRGQLDLDAPVGTYWPEFKAAGKERTLVRHLLAHRAGVPVLDAPLTPGEALDAAGGFERAAAALAAQAPVWEPGTVHGYHAHTYSWLLAALVRRVTGRPIGRWVAEEIARPLGLDLWLGLPDEESHRVGRIGRLEEPPASASGGLVLRPKRAVADAYRDAGSLTRRAFAVIDPAPDENAPEYRAAGLPGSGGIATARALARFYAALLGPVDGHRLFAPATLAMARTEESAGPDRVLVVGTRFGLGYMLHGPASPLLAPGSFGHPGRGGSLAFADPESGVAMAYVTNGMRKGVTADPRAQALVRAVAKATG, encoded by the coding sequence GTGGACGTCCAGGGCACCGTGGAGACTGGTTTCGAGCCGGTGAAGGACGCGTTCACGCGCAACTTCGAGCAGCGCGGGGAGCGGGGCGCGGCCGTCGCCGTGTACCGGGACGGCCGCAAGGTGGTGGACCTGTGGGCCGGTACGCGTGACGTGGACGGCACGGCCCCGTGGGCGGTGGACACCGCGCAGGTGGTGCGGTCCGTGACGAAGGGCGTCGCGGCGGCGGTGCCGCTGCTGCTGCACCAGCGCGGGCAGCTCGACCTGGACGCCCCGGTCGGCACGTACTGGCCCGAGTTCAAGGCGGCGGGCAAGGAGCGGACGCTCGTACGGCACCTGCTGGCGCACCGCGCGGGCGTACCGGTGCTGGACGCGCCGCTCACGCCCGGCGAGGCGCTGGACGCGGCGGGCGGCTTCGAGCGTGCCGCGGCGGCGCTGGCGGCCCAGGCGCCCGTGTGGGAGCCCGGCACGGTCCACGGCTACCACGCGCACACGTACAGCTGGCTGCTGGCCGCCCTGGTGCGGCGCGTCACCGGCCGGCCCATCGGTCGGTGGGTCGCGGAGGAGATCGCCCGGCCGCTCGGCCTCGACCTGTGGCTGGGCCTCCCGGACGAGGAGTCCCACCGCGTCGGGCGGATCGGCCGCCTGGAGGAGCCGCCCGCGTCGGCGTCGGGCGGTCTGGTGCTGCGCCCGAAGCGGGCCGTGGCCGACGCGTACCGGGACGCGGGGTCGCTGACGCGGCGGGCGTTCGCCGTGATCGACCCGGCGCCCGACGAGAACGCCCCCGAGTACCGGGCGGCGGGCCTGCCCGGCTCGGGGGGCATCGCGACGGCCCGCGCCCTGGCCCGGTTCTACGCGGCGCTGCTCGGCCCCGTGGACGGTCACCGGCTGTTCGCCCCGGCGACGCTGGCGATGGCCCGCACCGAGGAGTCGGCGGGCCCCGACCGCGTCCTGGTGGTCGGCACCCGCTTCGGCCTCGGCTACATGCTGCACGGCCCGGCGTCGCCGCTGCTGGCCCCCGGCTCCTTCGGCCACCCGGGCCGCGGCGGCTCCCTGGCGTTCGCCGACCCGGAGTCGGGCGTGGCGATGGCGTACGTCACGAACGGCATGCGCAAGGGCGTGACGGCGGACCCGAGGGCGCAGGCGCTGGTGCGGGCGGTGGCGAAGGCGACCGGTTAG
- a CDS encoding LysR family transcriptional regulator — MDVDPRLLRCFVAVAEEGSLTRAAERLFVSQPALTKQIKRLETQLGVRLFTRSRTGMTLTEPGRTLADRAPALLGEWDRMLRETRGVASRAARSLRVGFLASAANEATPRIIAEFTRRRPGWRVDMRQAAWSNPSAGLADGDVEVALLRLPFPGQESLRTAVLFSEPRWVALPEGHPLAAHRLIPFRGLWDEPFVAAPPESGWWRDHWLATGERDGHPVRIGAVTDQPDDWLSAIANGYGVALAPASAARFYARPGIVYRPVSGVGPSQVGVAWASADDGDPVVQDFVRCCLDTPWPEENA, encoded by the coding sequence ATGGATGTCGACCCCCGGCTGCTGCGCTGCTTCGTCGCCGTGGCGGAGGAGGGCTCCCTCACCCGCGCCGCGGAGCGACTGTTCGTGTCCCAGCCGGCGCTCACCAAACAGATCAAGCGGCTGGAGACCCAGCTCGGTGTGCGTCTGTTCACGAGGTCCCGGACCGGCATGACCCTCACGGAGCCGGGCCGGACCCTGGCGGACCGGGCGCCCGCCCTGCTCGGGGAGTGGGACCGGATGCTGCGGGAGACACGGGGCGTTGCGAGCCGGGCGGCCCGCTCGCTGCGCGTCGGCTTCCTGGCCAGTGCCGCCAACGAGGCGACCCCGCGCATCATCGCGGAGTTCACCCGGCGTCGTCCGGGCTGGCGGGTGGACATGCGGCAGGCCGCCTGGTCGAACCCCAGCGCCGGGCTCGCCGACGGGGACGTCGAAGTCGCCCTGCTGCGGCTGCCCTTCCCCGGCCAGGAATCCCTGCGGACGGCGGTGCTGTTCAGCGAGCCTCGCTGGGTGGCCCTCCCCGAGGGTCACCCTCTCGCCGCGCACCGCCTGATCCCGTTCCGGGGCCTGTGGGACGAGCCGTTCGTGGCCGCCCCGCCCGAATCGGGCTGGTGGCGGGACCACTGGCTCGCCACCGGGGAACGCGACGGCCACCCGGTCCGCATCGGCGCTGTCACCGACCAGCCGGACGACTGGCTCAGCGCCATCGCCAACGGCTACGGCGTCGCCCTCGCCCCCGCGTCCGCCGCCCGCTTCTACGCCCGGCCCGGCATCGTCTACCGTCCCGTCAGCGGCGTCGGCCCCAGCCAGGTCGGCGTCGCCTGGGCCTCCGCCGACGACGGCGATCCCGTGGTCCAGGACTTCGTCCGCTGCTGCCTGGACACGCCGTGGCCGGAGGAGAACGCCTGA
- a CDS encoding DoxX family protein encodes MFTAYAIITVITVLANAAIAVADFARAGFVLANSAAVDIPPTWLPWLASLKAAGAAGLLLGLMGVPVIGVAAATGLVLFFVGAVLAHIRVRAYGTLAGPGGYLALAAASLVLAVMR; translated from the coding sequence ATGTTCACCGCGTACGCGATCATCACCGTCATCACCGTCCTGGCCAACGCGGCCATCGCCGTCGCGGACTTCGCGCGGGCCGGGTTCGTCCTCGCCAACTCGGCCGCCGTGGACATTCCGCCGACCTGGCTCCCGTGGCTCGCCTCGCTCAAGGCGGCGGGCGCCGCCGGTCTCCTCCTCGGGCTCATGGGTGTGCCGGTCATCGGCGTCGCCGCCGCGACAGGGCTCGTCCTGTTCTTCGTCGGCGCGGTCCTCGCACACATCCGTGTCCGCGCGTACGGCACCCTCGCCGGGCCCGGCGGCTATCTGGCGCTGGCCGCCGCGTCCCTCGTCCTCGCCGTCATGCGGTGA
- a CDS encoding arabinan endo-1,5-alpha-L-arabinosidase produces the protein MAYGTAFGVFGEDAQPKAAAAPSSASAYPGPGRVTGDVVVHDPTMLRAPDGRYLLHSTHGYVESRTSTDRVAFRRDGNAFSSPPGWWSRYSAGNDPWAPDLSYHGGRYLMYYSVSTFHSNTSAIGLATSTTGTPGSWKDQGIVHSSTAGSDYNAIDPDLFVDDDGTWWLAFGSHWSGIKMIRLDPRTGKQYAGDTTRHSLASRSQAPRAVEGPTVVKRNGYYYLFASYDTCCSGTASTYKIKVGRATKPTGPYYDRDGVAMNKDGGTVVLASHGSVIGPGGQDIMSDADGDLLVYHYYDGRDNGAPKLGLNRLTWSGGWPTAY, from the coding sequence ATGGCCTACGGCACGGCTTTCGGGGTGTTCGGAGAGGACGCGCAGCCGAAGGCCGCGGCGGCGCCGTCGAGCGCGTCCGCCTACCCCGGCCCCGGACGGGTCACCGGCGACGTCGTCGTCCACGACCCGACCATGCTGCGGGCGCCCGACGGGCGCTACCTGCTCCACTCCACCCACGGCTACGTGGAGTCCCGCACGTCCACCGACCGCGTCGCCTTCCGCCGCGACGGCAACGCCTTCTCCTCGCCGCCCGGCTGGTGGTCGCGCTACTCGGCCGGGAACGACCCGTGGGCACCCGACCTGTCCTACCACGGCGGCCGGTACCTGATGTACTACTCCGTCTCCACCTTCCATTCCAACACCTCGGCCATCGGCCTCGCGACCTCCACGACCGGAACGCCGGGCAGCTGGAAGGACCAGGGCATCGTCCACTCCTCCACGGCCGGCAGCGACTACAACGCCATCGACCCCGACCTGTTCGTCGACGACGACGGCACGTGGTGGCTGGCCTTCGGCTCCCATTGGAGCGGGATCAAGATGATCCGCCTCGACCCGCGGACCGGCAAGCAGTACGCGGGGGACACCACCCGCCACTCGCTCGCCTCACGCTCCCAGGCGCCGAGGGCGGTGGAAGGCCCGACCGTGGTCAAGCGGAACGGGTACTACTACCTCTTCGCCTCGTACGACACCTGCTGCAGCGGTACGGCCTCCACGTACAAGATCAAGGTCGGCAGGGCCACCAAGCCCACCGGGCCCTACTACGACCGCGACGGCGTCGCGATGAACAAGGACGGCGGCACCGTGGTCCTGGCGTCCCACGGGTCCGTGATCGGCCCCGGCGGACAGGACATCATGTCCGACGCGGACGGGGACCTGCTCGTCTACCACTACTACGACGGCCGTGACAACGGCGCTCCCAAGCTCGGCCTCAACCGGCTGACGTGGAGCGGCGGCTGGCCCACCGCATACTGA
- a CDS encoding DUF4180 domain-containing protein encodes MTATLREIHDVPVLMCDREGEPIADERDAVDLIGNAAYQGARWVVVPAARFDAAFFQLRTRIAGDIVQKFANYRVGLAVVGDIEAHTSASAALRDFVRECNRGTQTWFVPSLQALADRLAGDGGR; translated from the coding sequence ATGACGGCCACCCTGCGGGAGATCCATGACGTACCGGTCCTGATGTGCGACCGGGAGGGCGAGCCGATCGCGGACGAGCGCGACGCGGTGGACCTCATCGGCAACGCCGCCTACCAGGGCGCCCGGTGGGTCGTCGTCCCGGCGGCGCGGTTCGACGCGGCGTTCTTCCAGCTGCGGACGCGGATCGCCGGGGACATCGTGCAGAAGTTCGCGAACTACCGGGTGGGGCTGGCGGTGGTGGGCGACATCGAGGCCCACACGTCCGCCAGCGCTGCGCTGCGCGACTTCGTCCGCGAGTGCAACCGCGGCACGCAGACCTGGTTCGTCCCGTCCCTGCAGGCCCTCGCGGACCGGCTGGCGGGGGACGGCGGCCGCTGA
- a CDS encoding class I SAM-dependent methyltransferase: MSELGAAIASYWEAASSSFDTEPDHGLRDPRTRDAWRARLRQWIPGGPCGVLDVGCGTGSLALLLAEDGHRVTGVDLAPGMVARAEEKFAAAALPGRFVVGDAARPPVGDERFDVVLVRHVVWTLPDPDAALRVWTGLLRDGGLLVLVEGRWGEAGGDVTPYVRGGEALPWAGGVPARTLAEAMAPLAREVRVERLDGDPALWGRPVDDERYALLASARA; encoded by the coding sequence ATGAGCGAACTCGGCGCCGCCATCGCCTCGTACTGGGAGGCCGCCTCGTCGTCCTTCGACACCGAGCCGGACCACGGCCTGCGCGACCCGCGCACCCGTGACGCCTGGCGCGCCCGGCTGCGCCAGTGGATACCGGGCGGGCCGTGCGGCGTCCTCGACGTGGGCTGCGGCACGGGCTCGCTCGCGCTGCTCCTCGCCGAGGACGGGCACCGCGTGACCGGCGTGGACCTGGCTCCCGGCATGGTGGCGCGGGCCGAGGAGAAGTTCGCGGCGGCCGCGCTGCCCGGCCGGTTCGTCGTGGGCGACGCGGCGCGGCCGCCCGTGGGCGACGAGCGGTTCGACGTCGTCCTCGTACGGCACGTCGTGTGGACCCTCCCCGACCCCGACGCGGCCCTGCGCGTGTGGACGGGGCTGCTGCGGGACGGCGGGCTGCTCGTCCTGGTCGAGGGCCGGTGGGGCGAGGCCGGCGGGGACGTCACGCCGTACGTCCGCGGGGGCGAGGCCCTGCCGTGGGCCGGCGGGGTGCCCGCCCGCACCCTGGCCGAGGCGATGGCCCCGCTCGCCCGGGAGGTGCGGGTCGAACGGCTCGACGGCGACCCCGCCCTGTGGGGCCGTCCCGTCGACGACGAGCGGTACGCCCTCCTGGCGTCGGCGCGGGCATGA
- a CDS encoding YbaK/EbsC family protein — protein MDNRDSTETAASVAHPRFAEALRGLGLDVEVRRYPDAVRTAAQAAAAIGCAPREIVKSLVFAADGVPVLVLMDGASRVDVARVRDELGAAVVERADPELVRETTGYAIGGVPPFGHRTRTTVLADRRLLDHPVVWAAAGTPHTVFPLDPESLVAHAGGRLVDVRERTA, from the coding sequence ATGGACAACAGGGACAGCACCGAAACCGCCGCATCCGTCGCCCACCCCCGTTTCGCCGAGGCCCTGCGGGGGCTCGGCCTCGACGTGGAGGTCCGCCGCTACCCGGACGCCGTACGGACCGCCGCGCAGGCCGCCGCCGCCATCGGCTGCGCGCCCCGCGAGATCGTCAAGTCGCTGGTGTTCGCCGCCGACGGGGTGCCCGTGCTGGTCCTGATGGACGGGGCGTCCCGCGTGGACGTGGCGCGCGTACGGGACGAGCTGGGCGCCGCCGTGGTGGAGCGCGCCGACCCGGAGCTGGTCCGCGAGACGACGGGGTACGCGATCGGAGGCGTACCGCCGTTCGGCCACCGCACCCGTACGACCGTCCTCGCCGACCGGCGGCTGCTGGACCACCCGGTGGTGTGGGCGGCGGCCGGGACCCCGCACACGGTGTTCCCGCTCGACCCGGAGAGCCTCGTCGCCCACGCGGGCGGCCGACTGGTGGACGTGCGCGAGCGGACCGCCTGA